A region of uncultured Desulfobacter sp. DNA encodes the following proteins:
- a CDS encoding DUF554 domain-containing protein, which translates to MNTLAVLAGTTIGMLFRNGIPEKYNVTVLQAIALSVILIGLKSALGCPDILVIIISLAVGAIIGEFLAIEAHLKNLGDFLEKKFTDPNASTPSMSTAFVTASLLFCVGSMAIVGSLESGLTGNHDTLFAKSFLDGVTSIILTASLGVGVGLSAGAVLVYQGAITLAAGFMKPYLIPPVVSQMSGAGGLLIAAIGLNMIREKKIAVGNMLPAIFLPLIYYFVTTLFK; encoded by the coding sequence GTGAACACCCTTGCAGTTCTGGCAGGTACGACCATCGGAATGCTGTTCCGCAACGGAATTCCTGAAAAGTACAACGTTACCGTGCTCCAGGCCATTGCCCTGTCCGTTATTCTCATAGGCCTGAAAAGTGCCCTGGGTTGCCCGGATATTCTGGTGATCATCATCAGTCTTGCTGTTGGCGCCATTATAGGTGAATTTTTAGCCATTGAAGCCCATCTTAAAAATTTGGGGGATTTTCTGGAAAAAAAATTCACGGATCCCAACGCGTCAACCCCTTCCATGTCCACGGCTTTTGTCACAGCGTCCCTGTTGTTCTGCGTAGGTTCCATGGCCATTGTGGGCTCCCTTGAAAGCGGGTTGACAGGCAACCATGATACCCTGTTTGCCAAATCCTTTCTGGACGGTGTAACTTCCATTATCCTAACCGCATCTTTAGGGGTAGGGGTGGGTCTTTCCGCCGGGGCTGTTCTGGTTTACCAGGGTGCCATAACCCTGGCCGCAGGGTTTATGAAACCCTATCTGATTCCTCCGGTGGTCAGCCAGATGTCCGGAGCAGGGGGGCTGCTCATCGCAGCCATTGGATTAAACATGATCCGGGAAAAAAAGATTGCCGTGGGCAACATGCTGCCAGCCATATTTCTGCCGTTAATCTATTATTTTGTCACGACCCTGTTCAAGTAA
- a CDS encoding 1-deoxy-D-xylulose-5-phosphate reductoisomerase, which translates to MKSLTILGSTGSIGTSALKVVAMHPDKFNIKCLTCAINIDLLASQIKQFRPAMVAVLDEQSAKRLAKLLSGSFMPEILWGEPGFIAAAQWADSDMVLAAMVGAAGLAPALAAIDAGKTLALANKETLVMAGEIVMARAQEKGVEILPVDSEHCAIFQCLQGNQKRDLKKIFLTASGGPFRNLSHDRFKDITPAQALDHPTWNMGAKISIDSATLMNKALEVIEAVRLFNVSVDQIQVLIHPQSIVHSMVGFKDGGIMAQLGEPDMMHAIAYAFSYPDRMDLNLKFPDFVLMNGLTFDAPDTKRFPSLEFAYEACRRGGTLPAVMNAANEAAVEAFLKKRIGFTDIFRLVSGVMGAHTCIDNPDLSGIIEADCWARGKTQSLIQSLA; encoded by the coding sequence GTGAAATCCCTCACCATACTGGGGTCCACAGGCTCCATCGGGACATCTGCCCTCAAAGTGGTGGCCATGCACCCGGACAAGTTCAACATCAAATGTCTGACCTGTGCCATCAATATTGATCTTCTGGCATCGCAAATAAAACAGTTCAGACCAGCCATGGTGGCTGTGCTGGACGAACAGAGTGCCAAGCGCCTTGCAAAATTGCTTTCCGGCAGTTTTATGCCAGAAATTCTGTGGGGGGAACCCGGCTTTATTGCTGCCGCTCAATGGGCGGATTCGGATATGGTACTTGCCGCCATGGTGGGTGCCGCCGGCCTGGCTCCTGCCCTTGCCGCCATTGATGCCGGCAAAACCCTTGCCCTTGCCAACAAGGAAACTCTTGTTATGGCCGGAGAGATTGTCATGGCACGCGCACAGGAAAAAGGGGTGGAAATCCTGCCCGTAGATTCCGAGCACTGCGCCATTTTTCAATGCCTGCAGGGCAATCAGAAACGAGATCTTAAAAAGATTTTTCTCACAGCTTCAGGCGGCCCTTTCAGGAATCTGTCCCATGATCGGTTTAAGGACATCACTCCGGCCCAGGCCCTGGATCACCCCACCTGGAACATGGGGGCCAAAATTTCCATTGATTCAGCCACCCTGATGAACAAGGCCTTGGAGGTCATTGAAGCGGTCCGGCTTTTTAATGTCAGTGTAGATCAGATCCAGGTGCTGATTCACCCCCAGAGTATTGTCCATTCCATGGTGGGCTTCAAGGACGGTGGTATCATGGCTCAATTGGGAGAGCCGGACATGATGCACGCCATTGCCTATGCTTTTTCCTATCCTGACCGCATGGATCTTAACTTAAAATTTCCTGATTTTGTTTTAATGAATGGATTAACCTTTGACGCTCCTGATACCAAACGGTTTCCTTCCCTTGAATTTGCCTATGAGGCCTGTCGCAGGGGCGGAACTCTGCCTGCTGTCATGAATGCCGCCAACGAGGCTGCTGTAGAGGCATTTCTCAAAAAACGTATTGGCTTTACTGATATTTTCAGACTGGTCAGTGGAGTCATGGGAGCCCATACCTGCATTGACAATCCTGATCTTTCAGGTATTATTGAAGCCGATTGCTGGGCCAGGGGGAAAACACAATCCCTGATCCAAAGTCTTGCGTAA
- a CDS encoding proline dehydrogenase family protein yields MLHKMISQALPYFPPQLIWQFSKSYIAGESIQDAIDVSKRLNRENIMVTLDILGEFIKALPQAAKNRDDYLALVNAIEAAGVNGNYSVKPTMFGLLIDKKTCFEHIRELTAKAASHGNFVRIDMEDSSCVDDSIDIFRRLKQEFPQNIGLVLQSYLKRTMGDLESMLDLRCENADLNFRLVKGIYVEPGAIAYKNYHEINAHFLEDLEFMFKNGLYAAIATHDTPLIQGALELIHKYRVPKEKYEFQMLYGVTPQKRWELVQSGHRMRVYVPFGKQWFGYSTRRLKENPAIVKHILNSLVHKE; encoded by the coding sequence ATCCATTCAGGACGCCATTGATGTTTCAAAGAGACTGAACAGGGAAAACATTATGGTGACCCTGGACATTCTTGGTGAATTTATCAAGGCCTTGCCCCAGGCCGCAAAAAACCGGGATGATTACCTTGCCCTTGTCAATGCCATTGAAGCGGCCGGCGTTAACGGCAACTACTCTGTTAAACCCACCATGTTCGGCCTTTTGATTGATAAAAAAACATGTTTCGAACATATACGGGAACTTACGGCCAAGGCTGCATCCCATGGCAATTTTGTCCGCATTGACATGGAAGACTCCTCCTGTGTGGATGACTCCATTGATATTTTCCGCCGGTTGAAACAGGAATTTCCCCAAAACATAGGACTGGTACTCCAGTCCTATCTGAAACGAACCATGGGCGACCTTGAATCCATGCTGGACCTGCGTTGTGAGAACGCAGACCTTAACTTTCGACTGGTCAAGGGAATCTATGTGGAGCCTGGGGCCATTGCATATAAGAATTACCACGAAATTAATGCTCATTTCCTTGAAGATCTTGAATTCATGTTTAAAAACGGCCTCTATGCGGCCATTGCCACCCATGACACGCCCCTGATCCAGGGTGCCCTTGAACTGATCCACAAGTACCGGGTACCAAAGGAAAAATATGAATTCCAGATGCTTTACGGTGTAACGCCCCAAAAACGCTGGGAACTTGTCCAGAGCGGTCACAGGATGCGGGTTTATGTCCCCTTTGGAAAACAATGGTTTGGCTACTCCACACGACGCCTTAAGGAAAACCCTGCCATAGTGAAACACATTCTTAACTCATTGGTGCACAAGGAATAA
- the rseP gene encoding RIP metalloprotease RseP codes for MGHSLLAFIVVIGVLVFVHELGHFLAARACGVGVEVFSLGFGPKILKLKRATTQYCISAIPLGGYVKMTGEEPGAAQLLNESDRHLSYTHKSVGQRALIVAAGPVFNFFLALVIFYLLYQTCGLYMGLPQVGEVVQNSAAMAAGIKEGDIIKEIDDTPIHSFEDISRIVSNSEGKPLAILVEREGQVHSFTISPQPREGKNLFGETVNRFVLGIIGTGETFHNPLNPLEAASRAVSDTYGIVKLTLLSVVKMFTGAVSTDNMGGPIMIAKVAGDQARAGFEHFIWFIAIISVNLGIINLFPIPVLDGGHLLFLSIEAVKGSPVSTRVRETMVKFGVVVLTTLMIFAFYNDIVKLFNGGLQ; via the coding sequence ATGGGTCATTCGCTTCTTGCATTTATCGTAGTTATTGGCGTGTTGGTTTTTGTTCATGAACTGGGGCATTTCCTTGCCGCCCGGGCATGTGGCGTGGGGGTTGAGGTCTTTTCCCTGGGATTCGGACCAAAAATTTTGAAATTAAAACGGGCAACGACCCAATATTGTATCTCAGCCATTCCCTTGGGCGGCTACGTTAAAATGACCGGCGAAGAGCCTGGTGCTGCTCAGCTGCTCAATGAAAGCGATCGTCACCTCTCCTATACCCACAAAAGTGTCGGGCAGCGGGCCCTGATTGTTGCTGCCGGTCCGGTATTTAATTTTTTCCTGGCCCTGGTCATTTTTTACCTTTTATACCAGACCTGCGGCCTGTACATGGGTCTCCCCCAGGTGGGCGAGGTGGTTCAAAATTCTGCGGCTATGGCTGCAGGCATTAAAGAAGGTGATATCATAAAGGAAATTGATGATACACCCATACACAGCTTTGAAGACATTTCCCGGATTGTTTCAAACAGTGAAGGCAAACCTTTGGCCATCCTTGTTGAACGAGAGGGCCAAGTCCACTCCTTTACGATTAGCCCCCAGCCCCGGGAAGGGAAGAACCTGTTCGGAGAGACCGTGAACCGTTTTGTGCTTGGCATTATCGGCACCGGCGAAACCTTTCACAACCCCCTTAATCCTCTTGAAGCGGCAAGTCGTGCTGTCTCCGATACCTACGGGATTGTCAAACTGACTCTTTTGTCCGTGGTGAAAATGTTCACAGGTGCCGTGTCTACCGATAATATGGGGGGGCCTATCATGATTGCCAAGGTTGCCGGGGACCAGGCCCGGGCAGGGTTTGAACATTTTATATGGTTTATTGCCATCATCTCTGTAAACCTTGGGATCATTAATCTGTTTCCCATCCCGGTGTTGGATGGGGGGCATCTTTTATTTTTAAGCATTGAAGCAGTCAAAGGCAGTCCTGTGAGCACCCGTGTGCGGGAGACAATGGTCAAGTTCGGAGTCGTGGTGCTGACGACTTTAATGATTTTTGCTTTTTATAACGACATAGTTAAATTATTCAACGGTGGATTACAATGA
- a CDS encoding phosphoribosylformylglycinamidine synthase subunit PurQ encodes MSGANAVKALILTGFGLNCDYETAFAFEKAGADAHRVHINSLIRGDVRLADFHILAFGGGFSWGDDHGAGVIQALKLKNNIGKDLLGFLDAGKLVIGICNGFQALVNLGLLPGLDRNYTRRSVALTYNDCGNFRDQWVRLVPDPGSPCVFTKGLSLSDYPVRHGEGKIVAEPEVIEQLVANRQVVFRYADASGAPANGAFPANPNGSIDDIAGICDPTGRVFGLMPHPEGYNHFGNHPDWPRQKAAAKRQGKSVEETITTGIKLFENGVNYIKSL; translated from the coding sequence ATGAGCGGCGCAAACGCTGTAAAGGCGCTGATATTAACGGGATTTGGCCTGAACTGTGATTATGAGACCGCCTTTGCCTTTGAAAAAGCCGGTGCCGATGCCCACAGGGTGCATATTAACTCTTTGATCAGAGGCGATGTCCGGCTGGCGGATTTCCATATTCTTGCATTTGGCGGCGGTTTTTCCTGGGGTGACGACCATGGTGCAGGTGTGATTCAGGCCCTGAAGCTGAAAAACAATATTGGTAAAGACTTGTTGGGTTTTCTGGATGCCGGCAAATTGGTCATTGGTATCTGCAACGGATTCCAGGCCCTTGTGAATTTAGGCCTTTTGCCGGGACTTGACCGGAATTATACCCGCAGATCCGTGGCCCTGACCTATAACGACTGCGGCAATTTCAGGGACCAGTGGGTCCGGCTTGTGCCCGATCCAGGCAGCCCTTGTGTATTCACAAAAGGGCTTAGTCTATCCGACTATCCGGTGCGTCATGGCGAGGGAAAAATCGTTGCCGAGCCTGAAGTCATTGAACAGCTTGTGGCCAACCGCCAGGTGGTATTCCGGTACGCAGATGCCAGCGGCGCTCCTGCCAACGGTGCCTTTCCGGCCAATCCCAATGGGTCCATAGATGATATTGCAGGGATCTGCGATCCCACAGGCCGGGTATTCGGTTTGATGCCCCATCCCGAAGGCTATAATCATTTTGGCAACCATCCGGACTGGCCAAGACAAAAGGCGGCGGCAAAGCGCCAGGGAAAATCCGTAGAAGAGACCATCACCACCGGAATCAAACTGTTTGAAAACGGTGTGAACTATATCAAAAGCCTGTAA
- the nth gene encoding endonuclease III, with translation MAIDIAFFLETLRQEVETYQVPVVDLIAVQSRSAFKVLVATILSARTKDEVTALAAQRLLERAPDTESLRRLSVTQIQDLIFPVGFYKSKAQYLSKLPEALDAFGGKVPDEIDALVTLPGVGRKTANLVRAVAFDKDAICVDTHVHRIMNIWGYVKTKTPLDTEKALRKKLPKKFWKEVNRILVAFGQGTCRPVGPHCYRCILEQQCPQKGVTPAKQPKDLKKSPGRV, from the coding sequence ATGGCCATTGATATTGCATTTTTTCTTGAAACACTAAGGCAGGAAGTTGAAACCTACCAGGTGCCAGTGGTGGATCTGATCGCCGTCCAGAGCCGGTCTGCTTTTAAAGTGCTTGTTGCCACCATACTGTCCGCAAGAACCAAGGATGAGGTGACGGCACTTGCTGCCCAGCGCCTGCTGGAACGGGCCCCGGATACTGAATCATTGCGAAGGCTTTCTGTCACCCAGATTCAGGATCTGATTTTTCCTGTGGGGTTTTACAAATCCAAAGCGCAATATTTATCAAAATTACCTGAAGCTCTGGACGCCTTTGGTGGGAAGGTCCCCGATGAGATTGACGCCCTGGTGACGCTTCCCGGCGTTGGGCGCAAAACCGCCAATCTGGTCAGGGCGGTGGCCTTTGACAAGGATGCCATCTGCGTGGATACCCATGTGCACCGGATTATGAATATCTGGGGGTATGTTAAAACAAAAACGCCCCTTGATACGGAAAAAGCATTAAGAAAAAAGCTGCCCAAAAAATTCTGGAAAGAGGTGAATCGGATTCTGGTTGCCTTTGGCCAGGGCACCTGCCGTCCTGTCGGACCCCACTGTTATCGGTGTATCCTTGAACAACAGTGTCCCCAAAAAGGCGTGACTCCGGCAAAGCAGCCTAAGGATTTAAAAAAAAGCCCCGGACGGGTCTAA
- a CDS encoding AIR synthase-related protein: MISNIEITLKQDLRDAEGQSLTKKANAYFGIKMDDARCISIVTVEADLSSDELDTIRREVFTNPVIQESSLSPLDIHFDFCIWVGFRPGVRDNAGATAVEAVRDLLKKEFLPHENIYTSKRYCLTGLELTRDDAEKIAGQILSNGIIQQYKVFSKDEWDKQTGADVKPAKVILDHTPGFDTMDIDTDEILAQISHERSLSLNPRDIPVIRGYFLDKKVLDERARMGLSKPTDVELEYISQSRSDHCCHNTFNGIFRYTDTETGETTVENSLFKTYIKEPTLALKDTKDWVVSVLWDNAGVGSFDDENNYVITGETHNSPSNMEAYGGAITGIVGVYRDPMGTGLGSKLFMGSFGFCVGDINYQGPLKPPLHPRRLLDGVIEGVKDGGNKSGVPTTFGQTLFDPGYMGKALVFVTALGIMPKTVNGKPSHEKTTSPGELIIMSGGRVGKDGIHGVTASSKSYSENTPAGHVQIGDPYTQKKMHDFLLVCRDEGLITFITDNGGGGLSSSVGESAMLSNGCEVWLDKVPLKYEGLDMWEIWISESQERMTIAIKPESLDRFMALSDLHEVESTVIGRYTDSGKLHIKYNDQTCAYVDMDLLDKGFPAWEFEAVWTPPAARGMAEPVISTPIDFNGLLEQMLARPNICSKEWIIRQYDHEVQGGSVIKPLVGVNRNIPTDASVTRPVLTSERGLAFSQSILPWYSKIDAYHMMACTIDEAVRRLIAVGGALDHIGGVDNFCWPDIGYDALSNPDGKFKAAQLVRACRALKDACMAYGIPLLSGKDSMYVDGHLEGAFGERTKVSALETVQFSAVSLVSDVSRCVTLEPKTAGDFIYVLGSTGDELGASEYYEMFGKTGLRVPAVDFSKFKTLYKALGKAIDTELVSSCHAVGRGGLGVHFSLVAMAGGFGLDIDLSKLPLTGDLPLSSEKALFSESAGRFILTVAPDNRQTFEKLCKGLPCACLGMVTDHHDRLKIASDGTLVTDLPVATLDLAYNKTFGDKI; the protein is encoded by the coding sequence ATGATTTCCAACATCGAAATCACGTTAAAGCAGGATTTAAGGGACGCCGAAGGGCAGTCTCTTACTAAAAAGGCCAATGCCTATTTCGGCATCAAGATGGATGATGCCCGCTGTATCAGTATCGTAACCGTTGAGGCCGATTTATCATCGGACGAACTGGATACCATACGGCGGGAGGTGTTTACCAATCCTGTTATCCAGGAATCAAGTCTATCGCCTTTAGATATTCATTTTGATTTCTGCATTTGGGTGGGATTTCGTCCTGGGGTGCGTGACAATGCCGGGGCCACGGCCGTGGAAGCGGTCAGGGATCTTCTTAAAAAAGAATTTCTGCCCCATGAGAATATTTACACATCCAAACGATACTGCCTGACCGGCCTTGAACTGACCCGGGATGATGCTGAAAAGATTGCGGGTCAGATTTTATCCAATGGCATTATTCAGCAGTACAAAGTGTTCAGTAAAGACGAATGGGACAAACAGACCGGAGCCGATGTGAAACCGGCCAAGGTTATCCTGGATCATACGCCCGGTTTTGACACCATGGACATTGATACCGATGAGATTCTTGCCCAAATTTCCCACGAGCGCAGCCTGTCTTTGAATCCCAGGGATATCCCTGTGATCCGGGGGTATTTCCTGGATAAAAAGGTTTTGGACGAGCGGGCTAGGATGGGACTGTCAAAACCAACGGACGTTGAGCTTGAATATATCTCCCAGTCCCGGTCCGATCATTGCTGCCACAATACCTTTAACGGTATTTTTAGATATACGGACACGGAAACCGGGGAAACCACAGTGGAAAATTCCTTGTTCAAAACCTATATCAAAGAACCCACCCTGGCCCTGAAAGATACCAAAGACTGGGTGGTTTCCGTGCTGTGGGACAATGCCGGTGTGGGGTCTTTTGATGATGAAAACAACTATGTCATCACAGGAGAAACCCATAACTCTCCTTCCAACATGGAAGCATATGGCGGAGCCATCACAGGTATTGTGGGCGTGTATCGTGATCCCATGGGTACGGGCCTTGGTTCCAAACTGTTCATGGGAAGTTTCGGATTCTGTGTAGGCGATATCAATTATCAGGGGCCGTTAAAGCCGCCTCTTCATCCCAGACGTCTGCTTGACGGGGTTATTGAAGGTGTCAAGGACGGGGGCAATAAAAGCGGGGTCCCCACCACCTTTGGCCAGACCCTGTTTGACCCGGGGTACATGGGCAAAGCTCTGGTTTTTGTAACGGCGCTGGGGATCATGCCCAAAACCGTGAATGGTAAGCCAAGCCATGAGAAAACCACCTCCCCGGGTGAACTGATCATCATGAGCGGCGGGCGTGTGGGTAAAGACGGGATTCACGGTGTAACCGCCTCTTCGAAAAGCTATTCCGAAAATACTCCGGCCGGGCATGTCCAGATCGGCGATCCTTATACCCAGAAAAAAATGCACGATTTTCTGCTGGTCTGCCGGGATGAAGGGCTGATCACATTCATTACGGACAACGGCGGCGGTGGATTGTCCTCTTCCGTGGGCGAATCCGCCATGCTCTCCAATGGGTGCGAGGTCTGGCTGGACAAGGTGCCCTTGAAATACGAGGGCCTGGATATGTGGGAGATCTGGATTTCCGAATCCCAGGAGCGCATGACCATTGCCATCAAACCCGAAAGCCTGGACCGGTTCATGGCACTGTCTGATCTTCATGAGGTTGAATCTACGGTAATCGGCAGATATACCGATTCCGGCAAACTGCATATCAAATATAATGATCAGACTTGTGCTTACGTGGACATGGATCTTTTAGACAAAGGATTTCCGGCCTGGGAATTTGAAGCGGTGTGGACACCGCCTGCGGCCCGGGGCATGGCGGAACCCGTGATTTCCACGCCCATAGATTTTAACGGCCTGCTGGAACAAATGCTGGCCCGGCCCAATATCTGCAGCAAGGAGTGGATTATCCGCCAGTACGACCATGAGGTCCAGGGCGGTTCCGTGATCAAGCCTTTGGTGGGAGTCAACCGCAACATCCCCACGGACGCCTCGGTGACCCGTCCGGTGCTCACCAGCGAGCGCGGATTAGCCTTTTCCCAGAGTATTCTGCCCTGGTACTCAAAAATTGATGCGTATCATATGATGGCCTGTACCATTGATGAGGCGGTTCGCCGGCTGATTGCCGTGGGCGGTGCCCTGGACCACATCGGTGGCGTGGACAATTTCTGCTGGCCGGATATCGGATATGATGCTTTGTCCAATCCTGACGGAAAATTCAAAGCTGCCCAGCTTGTCCGGGCTTGCCGGGCTTTGAAAGATGCCTGTATGGCCTATGGGATTCCATTGCTTTCCGGCAAGGACTCCATGTATGTGGACGGCCATCTGGAAGGGGCGTTTGGTGAACGCACCAAAGTGTCCGCCCTTGAAACGGTTCAGTTTTCCGCCGTATCCCTGGTTTCCGATGTCAGCCGGTGCGTAACCCTGGAACCTAAAACAGCTGGCGATTTCATCTATGTTCTGGGCAGCACCGGGGATGAACTGGGCGCATCCGAATATTACGAAATGTTCGGCAAAACCGGCCTTCGTGTGCCTGCCGTAGATTTCTCAAAGTTTAAAACCTTGTACAAGGCCCTGGGAAAAGCCATTGACACTGAACTTGTGTCTTCCTGCCACGCCGTGGGACGCGGTGGCTTAGGCGTTCACTTCAGCCTTGTGGCCATGGCCGGCGGATTTGGCCTTGACATTGATCTGTCTAAACTGCCTTTGACAGGTGATCTGCCCCTTTCCAGTGAGAAGGCATTATTTTCCGAGTCTGCCGGACGGTTTATCCTTACTGTGGCCCCGGATAACAGACAAACCTTTGAAAAACTGTGCAAGGGCCTGCCTTGTGCATGTCTTGGCATGGTCACCGATCACCACGACCGGCTCAAAATTGCATCAGACGGAACCCTTGTGACGGATTTGCCGGTTGCAACCCTTGATTTGGCATACAACAAGACCTTTGGAGATAAGATATGA